AGTTCCTGTCCGAACAGTACGGCACGTCGGTGAGCCCCGAGATCTCGGGGTAGCCCTTTCGCTGGACGGACTTCGACCGGTTGAGGCTGAGCGCGCCCAGCGTGCGGCCGTGAAAGCCGCCCTCGAAGACGATTCCGCGGGTTCCTCCCGAAGCGTCGTAGCAGATCTTGATCGCGTTCTCGACGGACTCAGCCCCGGAGTTCGAGAGGAAGACCCGGTCCATCCCGTACTCGCCCGTGATCTCGACCAGCCGGTCCATGAGCTGGGTTGGGCCGGGAAACTCGGGGTCGGTCGGGGAGCCGGGCGAGCCGGCGTAGAAGTCCTGGCCGGCGATCTTCGTCGGGTCGGGGAGGTCGAGCTCGGCGAAGCGCTCGCGCAGCAGGGGGTTGTTGTAGCCCAGCGGGGCAGCCGCGACGTGGCTCGTGAAGTCGAGCAGGACGTTGCCGTCGACGTCGGTACAGAACGGGCCCGCGGCCTCGGCGGTGACGTCCCAGACGAAGTCGTAGACGTAGGTGCTTCTGGCGGCGGTTCGGCGGTGGTGGGCGGCCCACTCGCGGGCGCGCTCGCCGGGCATCTCGCGGACCCGGGGTACCGCCGTTTCTCGGTCCATGCGACGGGGTCGCAGTCCGGGGAGGTAAGTCTTGCCGGCTTCACAGCAACACTGCCGCGGTCGCGACCCCGGTCACGGCCACCAGCACGCCGGTCCAGATCGCGACCTGCCGGGCGAACTCGCGGTTCGGGCTCGTGGCGGCGAGCGCCGCCTTGACGACGAGGCTCGAAACGGTCGCGAGCAGGATGGCGATCACGGCCACGTCGTGTTCGAGCGAGCCGGTCCGATACAGCACGACCGCGGAGGTCGCCGCGCCGGCGCTCGACACTAACCCGGAGAGCGCCGCCGTCGCGTAGAAGCCGGCGGTCCCCAGGTGGGCCTCCGCGAACGCCCCCGCGACGACGATCAGCAGGAAGATCGCGCCGAACCCGAGCGCGTTGCGAAGCGAGAAGGGGCTCTCGAGCTCCATCTCGACCTCCTCGTCCCAGTCGGCGATCACTCCGGCGATGAGAAACGAGCCGAGGACCACCGCGGCCAGCGGGACGATCGCGCCGAACAGCGGCGCCTCGATGGTGAACGCGAGCGCGATCCCGAGGTTGCGCACGGCCATCGCGGCGTCGGCCAGCAGGATCGCTGCCACGGCGTAGGAGGCCGACGAGGGGCGCTGGCGGACGTGGTCGAGCATCGTCCCGACCACCGCCGTCGAGGAGGCCAGCCCGCCGAAGAAGCCGGTGATGGCGATCCCCCGCCCGCCGTAGCTGTTGACGATCGCGTAGTTGACGATCCCGATCCCCGCGACGGTGACGACCATCAGCCAGATCACGCGCGGCTCGACGGCCACCTCGAAGCCGGCGGCGCCGATCGGGACGTCGCCCGCCGGGAGCAGCGGGTAGATCACGAACGCCAGCACCGCGAACTCGGTCGTCGAGCGCAGCTCCTCGCGGCTCATCCCCCACGCGAAGCTGTGGAGCTCGCGCTTCAACACGAGCAACAGCGAGGACAGCACCGCGACGGTGACGCCCTCGACCAGCCGCCCCGCGCCGACGAGCACGCCGACGCCGTAGGCGACCAGCATCGAGACGCTGGTCGTCAGCGAGAGCCCCGACTCCTCGACGAGCAACCCCTGGACCGCGAGCAACAGCCCCTGGACCGCGACGAACAGCCCGCCGATCGCGAGCAACAGCGGCTGATCGAGGACGGTGAAGACCGCGGCCAGCAGGCTGATCAGCGAGAACGTCCGGATCCCGGCGGACTTGTGCGACCACTCGCGTTCGAGCCCCAGAAAGAGCCCGAGCGCGCCGGCCAGCACGATCCGAAGCAGGTCGCCGTCGATCGCGAGGCCGACGCTGTTCACGGCCCTCCTACTGTGTGATTCGTGTTAACGCCTCCGTTTCAGAGGTCGACGTAGTGCGTCTCCCACTCGCGGCGGGCCTCGATCTCGCGGCGCCCGCGGCGGGTGAGCGCGTAGTAGTTCGTCCGCCGGTCGCGTTGGCCCTTCTCGACGAGCCCCTTGTCGACGAGCGTATCGAGGTTGGGATAGAGCCGCCCGTGATGGATCTCCGTCTCGTAGTACTCCTCCAGGGTCTCCTTGATCGCCAGCCCGTGTGGTTCGTCGCGCCCCCCGATGACGTAGAGCAGATCCCGCTGAAAGCCTGTCAGGTCATACATGCCTATACTTAAATGACAAGTCCGCCCCCGCCGCTCATAAACATGTCGGGATTCAGCCTACCGCACGGCGGTTTTCGCCGGCCGGAGCGCGTCCCGTTCCCCCTTCTCGAACGTAGGTGGTTCGGCCGTTTTCGGGTATCGTTCGGCGGACGCGGGGCTCCGTGATGTCGTCGTCCGTGGAAGCAATCCACACGGGGAGGAAAAATCCCCGTGTGGCTGCTTGCCGCCCTGAATTGGTCCCCGCTGACGCTTCGGCCCTCCAAAGCGAAGCGTCACTTGTGTACTCACGCCATTACCCCTTAAAGCTACCGGGAATGGTTCGGGTGGCTAGATGTACTCCTCCTCGAGCGCCCAGCCCAGCGCCCGCTTGTAGTAAGTGAACATCTCTCGCACCCCTTCGTGGCGCATCTCGTCGCTCTCGAGCTGTTCCGCGAGGAACTCGTACTGTTCGCGGATCTCCTCTTCGCTGCGCATGGGGCTACTGAGATCGGCGCCCACATCAACTTCCTCCCTGATCCGGGCCGAACACAGGCTTTTGTCCGCGGCGGCGGTAGGCCGGGTATGGAGATCCGAGGCGAGCGCGAGTGCACCGGGTGTGGGACGCGCTGGTCGTACTACGAGACCGGCGAGGTGGCTTGTCCCGACTGTGGCAGCCTCAAAAGCGTCGGCCGGGAGGAGCGCGAGCTCCACACCGACGCCCCCGCGGAGCTCGACCTCACGCCGGTCAAACGCGGGGTCGCCGACCAGCCCCTGACGGACGTCGCCAGCGAGGTCACCGAGCGCTGTCGTGAGTACGTCCACGACCGGGGGTTCATCAACGGCGGGGAGCTGCGCGAACTCGACGAGACGTATCTGATCGCGAGCGAGCTCGCGAGCGCGATCCGGGCCTACGAGCGCTCGCTGTCCTCGGGCGCGCTGGATCCGGGAACCGACGACGCCGAACAGCTCCACCTGTTCGCGCTGCTGAACGAGGAACGGCCCCCGCCGGCGGAGGTCCCCGCCTCGCTCGCGCCCGCACGTGGGCTGGCGTACGCGAAGGCGGTCTCGACCTACCGCGACGACCTGCGGACCTTCCTCGACGAGGAGGACGCCGAGCGCCCGTCAGTGCGCCGGGCGCTCGGTCGGCTCGACGATCATCTCCGGCGGGTCGAGGCGCTCGACGGCGACGTCGAGCCGCGGACTGCAGAACGCCTCATCGAGGTCGCCCGCGACCTCGGGAGCACCGTTCGGGCGGACGATGAGGTGGCCCTCGCGCGCGCACAGGAGCGCCTCGAGAGCCTGGGAAGCGATCGCCTCTAAGGAAGCTCGACCGGAACGTCCTCGGCCTCGCTTGCGGCCTTTACCGTGTTGTACAGCAACATCGCGCGGGTCATCGGCCCGACGCCGCCTGGGACCGGCGTGATCGCGCCCGCGACCTCCTTCGCACTCTCGAACTCGACGTCGCCGACGAGCTCGTACCCCTTCTCGTTGTCCGCGTCGACGCGGCTGATCCCGACGTCGATCACCGTCGCTCCCTCAGAGAGCATCGAGCCGTCGACGAGTTCGGTGACCCCGGAGGCCACGATCACGACGTCGGCGTTTCGCGTCTTGGCGGCGAGGTCCTCGGTTCGCGAGTGACAGACCGTGACGGTGGCGTTGCCGCCCTCGGCCTTCTGCAGCAGCAGGTTCGCCATCGGCTTGCCGACGATGTCCGAGCGACCGACCACCGTGACGTCGGCGCCCTCGGTCTCGACGTCGTACGCTTCGAAGAGCTTCTGGATCCCGTGTGGGGTACACGGTTTGAACCGGGCGTCCCCGGCGACCAGCCGGCCGACGTTCTCGGGGTGGAACCCGTCGACGTCCTTCGCGGGGTCGATCCGGCGGATCACCTCGCGGTAGTCGATCTGATTCGGCACCGGGTCCTGAACGAGATAGCCGTGGACCTCGGGATCGGCGTTGAGCTCCTCGATCGTGTCGTAGAGCTCCTCGGACGAGGCGTCGCCCGGGAGGTCGACGTGGATCCCCTCGATGCCGACCTCCTCGCAGTCGCGCTGTTTCATGTTCACGTAGGTCTCGCTGGCGGGGTCGTCGCCGACGAGGACCGTCGCGAGCCCCGGGGTCACGCCCCGGTCGGCGAGCGTCCCGATCGCCCCCTCGAGCTCCCCGCGGACCTCGCTCGCGACCTCGTTCCCGTCGATGATCGTCGTCATGGGTGGGACTGGGCGATCCACCGCCTTCAACGCTCGGGTTCGTGCCCATCTACGGAGTGTTTCCGAGTTCGATATGCACGTTCGTGCATTACCCTTCGGAGGGTGCGAAACACCGGTCGGCCGATCAGGGGACGGGAGTTATACTCCCGGACGGACAACGGCCGACGGGATCAATGACATTGTTCAGTAACGGAGACGAGTCCGACGAACCGTCCTCGGAGAGCGAGGTCGTCGAGGAGGCCCAGTCGATGCCGGTGTTCACCGCCCGGTCGTTGCTCCGGGCCGTCCAAGGGGGACTGTTCGCGACGTTCGTGATGACCGCGTTTCGGCTACCGATACTCCGGTCACTACCGCCCTCCGCGAACTTCTGGGCGAAGTACGTCGGGAGCGGCCACCCCGAGGAGTACACGGGAATGGGGGTCGTCCTCCACGTCCTCTACGGGGTGAGCTTCGGGGCGCTGTTCGGCCTGCTCTATCCGCGGATGAACCTCCCGCGGTCGGCGACCGAGACCGAGGGCGTCGTCTGGGGGACGATCTTCGGTCTCGCGCTTTCGGCCTTCGGGGAACGGGTGATGCTCAAGTGGATGCTCGACATGGAGCTTGAGGCGGACGCGGAGACGATCTTCCACGCCTCGCACGCCGTCTATGGCATCGCGCTCGGCGCTTGGGTCGGTTCGCGCATCGATCCGGACCCGGACTACGAGGAGTACGAACACAGCCAGTAAGAGGGACTTTCCGCTTCCGACCCGTAGAACGGGCATGGGTCGGTTCTCGCTGCCGCCGCGGCTCGTCGACTGGACGCTGTTCGCGCTGGTCTGTTTCGAGGTCGCCTCCGGATTGGTGAGCCTCACGCTCGGCCGACCCGAACACCGCTTTCTCTTCTACGCCCACGGCATCGCCGGCCTCACCCTCGTGATCCTGCTGTTCTGGAAAGTTCGACGGGTCCGGGGCCGGATCACCGATCTCTCGAAGTGGGATCGAACCACGCCGGTGTCGATCCTCGCCGTCCTCGTCGCCAGCGCCGCCCTCGTGACGGGAGTGATGTGGGTCTTCGGCTACCACGAGCGCTTCGGCTACTGGGAGTTCCTCATGCTGCACATGGCCTTCGGCGTCGCGCTCGTCCCCCTGGTGCTCTCGCATCTCTCCCAGCGCTATCGTCCGCCCCGGCGCGAGGACTTCGAGGGCCGGCGCACCTTCCTCACCTACCTCGCGCTCGGAGCCGTCGGAGCGATCGCCTGGCGGGCCCAGAGCGCCATCAACCGCCTGCTCGACACGCCGGGGGCCGACAGGCGCTTCACCGGCTCCCGGGAGCGGGGCAGTTTCACGGGCAACGCCTTCCCCACCACGAGCTGGGTCGCCGACGACCCTGACCCCGTCGACCCCGACGACTGGTCGCTGACGGTCGGAGGCGCCACGGAGCGGGGGATCGACCTCGCCTACGACGAACTCGCACCCGACGACCGCGAACGAAGCACCCTCGACTGCACGAGCGGCTGGTACTCGGTGCAGGACTGGACGGGCGTGCGCGTGGGCGACCTGCTCGACGAGGTCGAACCCACCGATGACGCACGATACGTCCGGTTCCAGTCGGTGACGGGCTATCGCTGGAGCCTTCCCATCGATGAGGCCCGCGACGCACTGCTGGCTACCCACGTCGGCGAGGAGGCGATCAGCCACGGCCACGGCTTTCCCCTCAGGATCGTCACCCCCGGCCGACGGGGCTTCCAGTGGGTCAAATGGGTCGTCTCGGTCGAGGTGCGCGAGGAGTACGACTACGGCCAGTGGGTCGTGATTTTCACGAGCGGCTTTACTGACTCCGATCCCTGACTCACAGGTCGTTCTCGAGGACGATCTTGCCGAGCGCGTCGCCCTCCTCGAGCCGGCGGTGGGCCTCCTCGGCCTCGCTGAAGCCGTGGCGCTGCTCGTCGACCAGCGGTTCGAGGTCGCCGTCGTCGACCATCCCAGCGATCTCGCGCAGCTCGTGGCCCAGGCGGTCGTGCCAGGCGTCCCGCAGGATCGGGAGGATGACGAGCACGACGTCCAGCGAGAGGGCGTTGAGGTGCATCGCGCTCACGTCCTGGGTCGAACTCGACTCGGTGGTGAGGACCCGGCCGTAGGGCCGGACCGCCTCGAAGGACGTCTGGAGGTGGTCGTCGCCGATCGGGTCGAAGACGACGTCGAAACCCTCCCCGCCGGTGTGGTCGGCGACGTACTCCTCGACCGACTGCTCGGTGTAGTCGACGGTGGCCTCGGCGCCCAGCTCCTCGGCGATCCCGCGTTTCTCCTCGGTCGAACCGGTCGCGACCACGTGCGCGTCGGCCGCGCTCGCGATCTGAACGCCGATATGCCCGACGCCGCCCGACCCCCCGTAGACGAGCACGTCGTTCTCCTCCTCGGAGTCGAGTTCGGCCCGGTCGATCAGCATCTCCCAGGCGGTGAGCGCGACCACCGGCAGCGCGGCGGCCTCCGCGAGCGAAATCGATTCGGGAGCGGGCGCGATCGCGTCGGCGTCGGCGATCATGTACTCGGCGAGCGCGCCGGGGTTGCCCGTCACGCCGCCCGGCATGCCGTAGACCTCGTCGCCGGCCTCGAACTCCGTCACCCCGTCGCCGACGGCGTCGACCGTCCCGGCGACGTCACAGCCGATCACCGCGGGGAAATCGGGGGCGAAGGGTGGAAGGTCGCCCCGTCGGATCTTGTAGTCGACCGGGTTGACGCTGGAGGCCGCGACCGAGATCCGGACCTCGCCCTCGCCGGGCTCGGGCGTCTCGATCTCGCGGGTCTCGAAGACGTCGGGCTCGCCGAACTCGTCGATGACTCGTGCCTGCATGGTCCCCGGTTCGCCCTCGTCGAAGGTGTACCTTGGCCTGTCGGAAGGTAACGAGGGAACCGATGGCGGAACCCGTTCGTCCTGTCCTGCTCCGGATTTTCGTCTATCTGTGTGTTTTTTCACCGTCGAAATCCGCGAGGTGACGCTCGGCTAGACGACAGGTTTATATAGGCCGGTTCTGAGCCATGAAGTGAATGAGATGAGCGAAGCAACTGATCCGGACGTGATGAGCGGGTTCGGCGGCGACGAGGGGGAGGGGCCGCGCATCGAGTTCTACGGCGGGCCCGGCATGAGCGCGATCCCGATCGCCTTCTTCATCGTCTGGGCGATCGCCCAGACGGCGCTGTGGCGGATCTCGGATACGGGGGGGCTGGTCGCGGGGATGCTGATCGGGCTGATCCTCGGGATGTTCTTCGTCCGGGGGAACTGGAAGAGCTACGCGAACACCATCTTCGAGGGGATGACCCAGCCCGTCGCGGTGACGGCGATCGTCGCCTGGATCTGGGCGGGGATGTTCGCCGAGCTGCTGCAGGACGGCGGCTTCGTCGGCGGGCTCGTCTGGCTGGCCGACGCCGGCGGTATCGGCGCGACGCTGTTTCCCGCGGCGACGTTCGTCCTCGCGGCGCTGTTCACCACCGGGATCGGCACCGGCTACGGCGCGACGATCGCGTTCGTCACGCTGTTCTTCCCCGCGGGCGTGCTGCTCGGGGCGAACCCGATCCTGATGTTCGGCGCGATCCTCTCGGGGGCGATCTTCGGGGACAACCTCGCGCCGGTCTCCGACACCACCATCGTCAGCGCCGTCACCCAGGACTCGGACATCGGCGGGGTCGTCGCCTCGCGGTTCAAATACGCCATCGTAGCGGCGATCCCCGCGCTGCTCGCCTACGTGCTGATCGGCGGGACGGTCGGGGGCGCGCTCGACATTGCCGCGGAGGCCCAGGAGATCTTCGTCGCGGAGAGCGAGCCGATCGGTCTCGTCCACCTCGCCTCGATGGGCGTCGTCATCGCGACGGCGGTCGCCGGTCGCCACATCGTCGAGGCGATCTCCTGGGGGATCGTCGTCGCGGTCGCCGCGAACCTCGCGCTCGGGCTGACGACCGTCGGCGACATCGTGGTCTTCAACGCGCCCGCCGACGCGCCGTTCGCCGGCCCGCTCGAGGCACTCCCGATCCTCGAGATCGTCGACGACCCCGACGCGGTCGGCGTCGGCGGCAGCATCCTCGAGGGCGCGGCGGGCTTCTTCGAGCTCTCGATCCTCGTTCTTCTCATCATCGCCGCCGCCCAGATCATGATTCGGGGAGGCGCCTTCCAGGCGATCCTCGACTGGTCGATCGAGAACCTCGCGACCAACGTCAGGAACGCCGAGCTCACGATGGTCGGCTCCTCGGCGCTGATCAACGCGATCATCACGATCAACACCGCCGCCGAGGTCGCCATCGGGCCCTACATCTCGAAGATCGGCGAGCGGTTCAACCTGAACGGCTACCGACGGGCGAACATCCTCGACGCCCAGACCGCGGCGCTGGGCTACATCTTCCCGTGGTCGGGCGGCGTGCTCGTCGGCTTCGAGGCGATGCAGGGCCTACCGGGCGAGTACGACTGGTTCGAGGCGGCGATGATCGTCAACCCGATCGAGGTCGTTCCGTTCGTCTTCCACGGCTGGCTCCTGGTGCTGGTGTTCGTCCTCGCGGCGATCACCGGCTTCGGCCGCGAGTACCTGATCGACCGCGAGAGCGAGGAGGTGGCACGGATATGAGCATGCTTTCGAAATACCTCAAAGGCTGGTCGCTGCGCACCACGAAACCGACGCTCCAACCCGGCAAGGAGATCAACGTCTTCCTCGCGGAGTACGATCGCGAGGAGGGATCCGGGCTCGCACTCGTGGGTGACACCCGGCTGTACGTCTCGGATGCCGAACCCGAGCACGTCGGGATGCGCGTGCGGGTCGCGGTCAGGGAGTTCCAGCCCGACGACTCGGTGGGCTACGGCCAGCTCGTCGAGGTCGTCGGCGGGAGCTCCTACGCCGGCTAGCCCTGACTGGCGCTCGATCACGCCGCGCTCAGGGCCGTATCCGGTCGAAGGCCGCGCGGAGCTCCCCGCTCAATCCGAGCGACTCGAGTTCGGCGTCGAGATCCAACCCCTCCAGGATCTCCCGGCCGGCGGGTCTTCGTCGCATCGTCAACACGGTGTAGAGATAGGAGATCCGAAGCAGCCGGATCGACCGCCCGAGGTCGGCCTCCGAATCGAGGTAGAGGCTCGTCCAGCCGCCGCCCGCGAAACGGTGTTCGTTCGTGCTCCCCTCCGCGATCAGGGCGTCCTTCACGCGCTTGGGGAAGTTGACGTCGAGCACCCGCCCCTCGTGAACGTGGCCGATCCCGCGGCCGTCGACGGTGAACTCGGTCGCGCCGAAGCGGTGGACGCCGGACTCGATCCCCGGCCACGCCGACACCCCCTCGACGATCCGCGCGTGGGACGTGGTCTCCTCCGTGGATATCGTTGCCATATACCACACTACGTCGGCGGAAACGATAAACTCGCGCCGAGCGCCTACTCGTCCTCGTAGAGCGGGTGGGACTGACAGAGCGCGCGGACCTCCTCGCGGACCTCGTTGCGAACCGTCTCGTCTGCGTGGTTCTCGACGACACGGGCGATGGCGTCGCCCACCGCCTGCATCTCCTCCTCGCCGAATCCGCGGGTCGTGATCGCGGGCGTTCCTGCCCGAATGCCGCTGGGGTTGAACGCGCTTCGGGTCTCGCCCGGCACCGTGTTGGCGTTCAGGACGATCCCGGCGTCCTCTAAGGCCTCCTCCGCATCGCCGCCCGTCGTGTCGGGATGCGAGTCCCGCAGGTCGACCAGCACGAGGTGGGTGTCGGTGCCGCCCGAGACCAGCGAGAGGCCGTGGTCCTGGAGGGTGTCGCCCAGCGTCCGCGCGTTCTCGATGACCTGCTGGGCGTACTCCTCGAACTCGGGTTCGAGCGCCTCCTTGAACCCGACGGCCTTGCCCGCGACGTTGTGCATCAGCGGGCCGCCCTGCGCGCCGGGGAAGACGGCCGAGTCGACGTCGCCCGCGTGTTCCTCGGTGCACATGATGATCCCGCCACGGCCCGCGCGGATCGTCTTGTGCGTCGAGCCGGTGACGAAGTCCGCGGTCCCGACGGGCGAGGAGTGGACGCCGGCGGCGACGAGGCCCGTGATGTGGGCGATGTCCGCGAGGTGGTAGGCGCCGACCTCGTCGGCCGCCTCCTGGATCCGCTCCCATTCGACCTCGCGGGGGTAGGCCGAGTAGCCCGAGACGATCATGTCCGGTTCGAACTCCTCGGCGTGGGCCGCGAGGCCCTCGTAGTCGATGTAGCCCGTCTCGGGGTCGACCTCGTACTGCTCAACCTCGAACAGTTGGCCCGCGAAGTTCGCGGGGTGGCCGTGCGAGAGGTGCCCGCCGTGGGTGAGGTCGAGCGAGAGGATCCTGTCTCCCGGCTCGAGGACGGCGAGGTAGACGCCCATGTTGGCCTGTGAGCCGCTGTGGGGCTGGACGTTGACGTGCTCGGCTCCCCAGAGCTCCTTCGCGCGCTCGATGGCGAGGTTCTCGACGGTGTCGGCGTGCTCGCAGCCGGCGTAGTAGCGCTTGCCGGGGTAGCCCTCGGCGTACTTGTTGGTCAGCGCGCTGCTCTGGGCCTCCATGACGGCGGGCGAGACGTGGTTCTCGCTCGCGATCATCTGTAGACCCTCCTGTTGACGCGTGACCTCCCCTTCGAGCGCCTCCGCGATCTCCGGGTCGGTCTCATGGACGGTGTCGTACTCCATGGGAAGGGATTCGACAGGGTGGGCTAAAATCTACCCCATATCGCTCACGGGTCGACCCCGGACATACCCGTTTAATCGAGTATTAGCCGCCTCCGACAGACCTATTATCTATCAGAGACAGCGGTATATATCGCAGCATGATCGACTGGGAGGTGACGATGTCGGGGCTCAGGGTGTCGGACCGACGCGCCGCCGTCGAGATAGCGGCCCCCGATTGGGGGGAGTTCTACGCCGGCGGGACGCTTCCCCGTCCAGTCGACACGACGGTCTCCGGGCAGGTCTCGAAGCTCGGGTTCGGCACTCCGCGAGCGACGATCACGAGCCTGACGGGTGCCAACACTGGGACGCCGGTCGGCGACGAACCCGAGGAGCTGCCCCACGACACCTACCTCCTCGACGTCCCCGCGCCGATCGAGACGTCGGTCCGGTTCGAGGGACCGGCGACCGTCCACGCCCCCAACCGATCGCTCGAAGTCTCCTTTGCGGGCCACCAGTCGGTCACCCTCGGGTTCAGGAGCCCGTTTCGTGGCCCCGAGTCGACCATCGAGATCCCGCCGACGCCGGCGGGGTTCGCGCGCGCGATCTCGCATCTCCACGCCGGCATCGAGACGACCGGCCCCGAGAAGTCCCTGCCCGCCCTGCGCGGGCACCCCTCACGGATCGAGTACGCCGATGACGTCACGACCCCCGAACGGGTCGTGGACGCCACCGCCGACACGGGGATCGAGCTTCGGGTGCCGGCCGACCTCGGGACGGTGCTCGCCGTCTCGCCGCTGGCGTACTACCTGCAGGCGGCCGTGCGGATCGAGGACGGGATCACCCCGACGATCACCGCCCCGGGGCTGACCCACCGGCTCGACGGCGACCTCGAGACGGCGGTCACCTCGTTGCTCCGGCGGGTCTTCTACCTCGACTGCTGCTGTCGCCAGGCGGGGCCCGACCTCTCGGGGCTTCCCGATCCCGACGCGCTCGCGCTCGATCGGAACCGGCTCTCGGACCCGGTCCGGCGCCTCGCTGCCTACCTCGAGCTCGACGAGGCGTCCCTGGAGCTCCCCGAGTGGCACCTCGCGACGTACATCCCTCCCGAGCGCGAGCCAGCCAGGGCACTGCCGTACGCCCTCGATCGCATGAGCCTGGTCCAGTCCCCCGAGACCCGTCCGCTGGACGGGAAGGAGCTGCTCCGGCGGTCGCTGACGGACTTCTATCGCGGGGCCGATCGGCAGTCGGCGTCGGTCGACGCGGTCGAGCCCGTCCTCGGGCCCGCACGGTCGCACGCGTGGCTCGACGAGACCGTCCCGATCGACGTGTTCAACGCCCGGACGGAGGCGTTCGAGCACGGCCTCTCGGGGCTCGACACGGACGGCCGGCTCCCCTTCATCGTCGTCCAGAACGACCCCGAGATGGACGGCGAGCAC
The sequence above is a segment of the Halalkalicoccus tibetensis genome. Coding sequences within it:
- a CDS encoding bifunctional methylenetetrahydrofolate dehydrogenase/methenyltetrahydrofolate cyclohydrolase, translating into MTTIIDGNEVASEVRGELEGAIGTLADRGVTPGLATVLVGDDPASETYVNMKQRDCEEVGIEGIHVDLPGDASSEELYDTIEELNADPEVHGYLVQDPVPNQIDYREVIRRIDPAKDVDGFHPENVGRLVAGDARFKPCTPHGIQKLFEAYDVETEGADVTVVGRSDIVGKPMANLLLQKAEGGNATVTVCHSRTEDLAAKTRNADVVIVASGVTELVDGSMLSEGATVIDVGISRVDADNEKGYELVGDVEFESAKEVAGAITPVPGGVGPMTRAMLLYNTVKAASEAEDVPVELP
- a CDS encoding molybdopterin-dependent oxidoreductase, translated to MGRFSLPPRLVDWTLFALVCFEVASGLVSLTLGRPEHRFLFYAHGIAGLTLVILLFWKVRRVRGRITDLSKWDRTTPVSILAVLVASAALVTGVMWVFGYHERFGYWEFLMLHMAFGVALVPLVLSHLSQRYRPPRREDFEGRRTFLTYLALGAVGAIAWRAQSAINRLLDTPGADRRFTGSRERGSFTGNAFPTTSWVADDPDPVDPDDWSLTVGGATERGIDLAYDELAPDDRERSTLDCTSGWYSVQDWTGVRVGDLLDEVEPTDDARYVRFQSVTGYRWSLPIDEARDALLATHVGEEAISHGHGFPLRIVTPGRRGFQWVKWVVSVEVREEYDYGQWVVIFTSGFTDSDP
- a CDS encoding zinc-binding dehydrogenase; amino-acid sequence: MQARVIDEFGEPDVFETREIETPEPGEGEVRISVAASSVNPVDYKIRRGDLPPFAPDFPAVIGCDVAGTVDAVGDGVTEFEAGDEVYGMPGGVTGNPGALAEYMIADADAIAPAPESISLAEAAALPVVALTAWEMLIDRAELDSEEENDVLVYGGSGGVGHIGVQIASAADAHVVATGSTEEKRGIAEELGAEATVDYTEQSVEEYVADHTGGEGFDVVFDPIGDDHLQTSFEAVRPYGRVLTTESSSTQDVSAMHLNALSLDVVLVILPILRDAWHDRLGHELREIAGMVDDGDLEPLVDEQRHGFSEAEEAHRRLEEGDALGKIVLENDL
- a CDS encoding luciferase family protein; translation: MATISTEETTSHARIVEGVSAWPGIESGVHRFGATEFTVDGRGIGHVHEGRVLDVNFPKRVKDALIAEGSTNEHRFAGGGWTSLYLDSEADLGRSIRLLRISYLYTVLTMRRRPAGREILEGLDLDAELESLGLSGELRAAFDRIRP
- a CDS encoding PadR family transcriptional regulator is translated as MYDLTGFQRDLLYVIGGRDEPHGLAIKETLEEYYETEIHHGRLYPNLDTLVDKGLVEKGQRDRRTNYYALTRRGRREIEARREWETHYVDL
- a CDS encoding MgtC/SapB family protein, producing MNSVGLAIDGDLLRIVLAGALGLFLGLEREWSHKSAGIRTFSLISLLAAVFTVLDQPLLLAIGGLFVAVQGLLLAVQGLLVEESGLSLTTSVSMLVAYGVGVLVGAGRLVEGVTVAVLSSLLLVLKRELHSFAWGMSREELRSTTEFAVLAFVIYPLLPAGDVPIGAAGFEVAVEPRVIWLMVVTVAGIGIVNYAIVNSYGGRGIAITGFFGGLASSTAVVGTMLDHVRQRPSSASYAVAAILLADAAMAVRNLGIALAFTIEAPLFGAIVPLAAVVLGSFLIAGVIADWDEEVEMELESPFSLRNALGFGAIFLLIVVAGAFAEAHLGTAGFYATAALSGLVSSAGAATSAVVLYRTGSLEHDVAVIAILLATVSSLVVKAALAATSPNREFARQVAIWTGVLVAVTGVATAAVLL
- the glyA gene encoding serine hydroxymethyltransferase, which gives rise to MEYDTVHETDPEIAEALEGEVTRQQEGLQMIASENHVSPAVMEAQSSALTNKYAEGYPGKRYYAGCEHADTVENLAIERAKELWGAEHVNVQPHSGSQANMGVYLAVLEPGDRILSLDLTHGGHLSHGHPANFAGQLFEVEQYEVDPETGYIDYEGLAAHAEEFEPDMIVSGYSAYPREVEWERIQEAADEVGAYHLADIAHITGLVAAGVHSSPVGTADFVTGSTHKTIRAGRGGIIMCTEEHAGDVDSAVFPGAQGGPLMHNVAGKAVGFKEALEPEFEEYAQQVIENARTLGDTLQDHGLSLVSGGTDTHLVLVDLRDSHPDTTGGDAEEALEDAGIVLNANTVPGETRSAFNPSGIRAGTPAITTRGFGEEEMQAVGDAIARVVENHADETVRNEVREEVRALCQSHPLYEDE
- a CDS encoding Na+/H+ antiporter NhaC family protein; translated protein: MSEATDPDVMSGFGGDEGEGPRIEFYGGPGMSAIPIAFFIVWAIAQTALWRISDTGGLVAGMLIGLILGMFFVRGNWKSYANTIFEGMTQPVAVTAIVAWIWAGMFAELLQDGGFVGGLVWLADAGGIGATLFPAATFVLAALFTTGIGTGYGATIAFVTLFFPAGVLLGANPILMFGAILSGAIFGDNLAPVSDTTIVSAVTQDSDIGGVVASRFKYAIVAAIPALLAYVLIGGTVGGALDIAAEAQEIFVAESEPIGLVHLASMGVVIATAVAGRHIVEAISWGIVVAVAANLALGLTTVGDIVVFNAPADAPFAGPLEALPILEIVDDPDAVGVGGSILEGAAGFFELSILVLLIIAAAQIMIRGGAFQAILDWSIENLATNVRNAELTMVGSSALINAIITINTAAEVAIGPYISKIGERFNLNGYRRANILDAQTAALGYIFPWSGGVLVGFEAMQGLPGEYDWFEAAMIVNPIEVVPFVFHGWLLVLVFVLAAITGFGREYLIDRESEEVARI
- a CDS encoding TRAM domain-containing protein: MSMLSKYLKGWSLRTTKPTLQPGKEINVFLAEYDREEGSGLALVGDTRLYVSDAEPEHVGMRVRVAVREFQPDDSVGYGQLVEVVGGSSYAG
- a CDS encoding DUF6789 family protein; translated protein: MTLFSNGDESDEPSSESEVVEEAQSMPVFTARSLLRAVQGGLFATFVMTAFRLPILRSLPPSANFWAKYVGSGHPEEYTGMGVVLHVLYGVSFGALFGLLYPRMNLPRSATETEGVVWGTIFGLALSAFGERVMLKWMLDMELEADAETIFHASHAVYGIALGAWVGSRIDPDPDYEEYEHSQ